In Longimicrobium sp., one DNA window encodes the following:
- a CDS encoding alpha/beta fold hydrolase: MMKKPVGGRDSDVTTIRPLLRRLAVGACVALGVTGATAGYVASDLTGEPAGPDDRRELVVLVHGMGRSRASMWLLGRSLEAEGYRVLNWGYSSYSDPVPALGARLARDVSGELGRAPKVHFVGHSLGNVIVRWALAHEPPARAGRVVMLAPPNQGAAAADRYARYAAWLMPPIEELRTAPGSTVRTLPAPRGVDVGVIAGAHDGKVSVDETHLAGERDHVVVPAAHSFIMNRRDVRDLTLRFLRTGRFGAGG; the protein is encoded by the coding sequence ATGATGAAGAAACCCGTCGGCGGGAGAGACTCTGACGTAACGACGATCCGGCCGCTGCTGCGCCGGCTCGCCGTCGGCGCCTGCGTGGCGCTGGGGGTGACGGGCGCCACGGCGGGGTACGTCGCGTCGGACCTGACGGGCGAGCCGGCGGGGCCGGACGACCGGCGCGAGCTGGTGGTGCTGGTGCACGGGATGGGACGCTCGCGCGCGTCGATGTGGCTGCTGGGGCGCTCGCTGGAGGCGGAGGGCTACCGCGTGCTCAACTGGGGCTACTCCAGCTACTCGGACCCGGTGCCCGCGCTGGGCGCCCGGCTCGCCCGCGACGTGTCCGGGGAGCTCGGCCGCGCGCCGAAGGTCCACTTCGTGGGCCACAGCCTGGGGAACGTGATCGTCCGCTGGGCGCTGGCGCACGAGCCGCCCGCGCGCGCCGGCCGCGTGGTCATGCTGGCCCCGCCCAACCAGGGCGCCGCCGCCGCGGACCGCTACGCCCGCTACGCCGCCTGGCTGATGCCGCCGATCGAGGAGCTGCGCACGGCGCCGGGGAGCACCGTCCGCACCCTCCCCGCGCCCCGCGGCGTCGACGTGGGCGTGATCGCCGGCGCGCACGACGGTAAGGTGAGCGTCGACGAGACGCACCTCGCCGGCGAGCGCGACCACGTGGTGGTCCCCGCCGCCCACTCCTTCATCATGAACCGCCGCGACGTGCGCGACCTCACCCTGCGCTTCCTGCGCACGGGACGGTTCGGGGCGGGCGGATGA
- a CDS encoding nitrilase-related carbon-nitrogen hydrolase — protein MSGEWSARLRLRVEQFAPALGDVEANLARVAAAQADAGRDGVGLLVTPELSLTGYDVRDRVHALAVPEAPRPFPALAEGPDVVVGAIEQDAAFVPYNAALHLRGGGVLHRHRKVYLPTYGMFDEGRYFGRGGRARAYPAGGGWTVGLLVCEDLWHPALAYLLAAAGAHLIVVQAAAAGRGALAGGETGGRFASWGSWEHLARAAAAAYGVYVALANRVGVEGPCVFAGGSLIVAPGGAVLARGDDLAEDRPTADLSLDTVAAARRPYSHARDDDPRLVLRELERLVAEGA, from the coding sequence GTGAGCGGGGAGTGGAGCGCGCGGCTCCGGCTGCGCGTCGAGCAGTTCGCCCCCGCGCTGGGCGACGTCGAGGCCAACCTCGCCCGCGTCGCCGCCGCGCAGGCCGACGCCGGGCGCGACGGCGTGGGCCTGCTCGTCACTCCCGAGCTGTCGCTGACCGGCTACGACGTGCGCGACCGGGTGCACGCGCTGGCGGTCCCCGAGGCGCCGCGCCCCTTCCCCGCCCTGGCGGAGGGGCCCGACGTCGTGGTCGGGGCGATCGAGCAGGACGCGGCGTTCGTCCCGTACAACGCGGCGCTGCACCTGCGCGGCGGGGGCGTGCTGCACCGGCACCGCAAGGTCTATCTCCCGACGTACGGGATGTTCGACGAGGGGCGGTACTTCGGGCGCGGCGGCCGGGCGCGGGCCTACCCCGCGGGGGGCGGCTGGACCGTGGGGCTCCTGGTCTGCGAGGACCTCTGGCACCCCGCGCTCGCCTACCTGCTGGCCGCCGCGGGGGCGCACCTGATCGTCGTGCAGGCCGCCGCGGCGGGGCGCGGGGCGCTGGCGGGCGGGGAGACGGGCGGGCGCTTCGCCTCGTGGGGCTCGTGGGAGCACCTGGCGCGGGCCGCGGCGGCCGCGTACGGCGTCTACGTCGCCCTCGCCAACCGCGTGGGCGTGGAGGGCCCCTGCGTCTTCGCCGGCGGCTCGCTGATCGTCGCCCCCGGCGGCGCCGTGCTGGCGCGGGGCGACGACCTGGCCGAGGACCGGCCCACGGCGGACCTCTCGCTCGACACCGTCGCCGCCGCCCGCCGCCCGTACTCGCACGCGCGCGACGACGACCCGCGGCTGGTGCTGCGCGAGCTGGAGCGCCTGGTGGCGGAGGGCGCGTGA
- a CDS encoding type II toxin-antitoxin system ParD family antitoxin gives MPLPIPPEFERAVLERVRSGRYASTEEVLQACLEGLEMLEEADEDLRRELQAGKEELERGERLSREEVLARLREARTRPELRRFVEEQVESGRFNSTRDVVEAGLVLLQQEQPRFDEELEALRREIDLGIESAERDELIPGDEVVARIRARFGGAAR, from the coding sequence ATGCCCCTGCCGATCCCCCCCGAGTTCGAGCGCGCCGTGCTGGAGCGCGTCCGCTCCGGCCGCTACGCCTCCACCGAGGAAGTGCTGCAGGCGTGCCTGGAAGGTCTGGAGATGCTGGAGGAGGCGGATGAAGATCTCCGGCGCGAGCTCCAGGCCGGCAAGGAGGAACTGGAGCGTGGAGAGCGGCTGTCGCGAGAAGAGGTGCTGGCGCGGCTGCGTGAGGCCCGAACGCGCCCAGAGCTTCGCCGCTTTGTCGAAGAGCAGGTAGAGTCGGGCCGGTTCAACTCCACCCGCGACGTGGTGGAAGCCGGACTGGTTCTGCTGCAGCAGGAGCAGCCACGGTTTGATGAAGAACTCGAGGCGCTCCGACGCGAGATCGATCTGGGAATCGAGAGCGCTGAACGCGACGAGCTCATCCCGGGAGACGAGGTCGTCGCCCGCATTCGTGCCAGGTTCGGAGGGGCGGCCCGCTGA
- a CDS encoding P-II family nitrogen regulator: protein MQLLIAVINQEEKLEEVLAGFLELGVTGATVVASEGMGRLLRDEVPIFAALEAIGGDRSRPRNQTLFSVIDDDEKVERAVALLTEVCDFGRPGRGIVFTVPVNRAVGLSREIGDG, encoded by the coding sequence GTGCAGCTCCTGATCGCCGTCATCAACCAGGAAGAGAAGCTGGAGGAGGTGCTGGCCGGCTTCCTGGAGCTGGGCGTCACCGGCGCCACGGTGGTCGCCAGCGAGGGGATGGGCCGCCTCCTGCGCGACGAGGTGCCGATCTTCGCCGCGCTCGAGGCGATCGGCGGAGACCGGAGCCGGCCGCGCAACCAGACGCTCTTCAGCGTGATCGACGACGACGAGAAGGTGGAGCGGGCGGTGGCGCTCCTCACCGAGGTCTGCGACTTCGGCCGCCCCGGGCGGGGGATCGTCTTCACCGTCCCCGTGAACCGCGCCGTGGGCCTCTCGCGCGAGATCGGGGACGGGTGA
- the murA gene encoding UDP-N-acetylglucosamine 1-carboxyvinyltransferase, protein MPTFAVTGGKRLEGRIRPAGNKNAALPMLAATLLTDEEVFLENVPRIKDVYTLLDLLQALGAEADFEDGRGGKGHVVRVHAKEVGHRQLDAAHAARIRASILLAGPMLGRAGGMELPPPGGDVIGRRRVDTHFLAFQKLGARFEHDANGFRIKGDGLTGANMFLDEPSVTATENAVMAAALARGTTVIRNAAAEPHVQDLCRMLVGMGCPIDGIGTGTLVIEGREKLRGERFRITSDHIEVGSFIGLAAVTRGEITIEDAAPEHLDSTLIGFERLGVRVEVRGQDLFIPGDQEMQIHADLGGHIPKVDDGPWPAFPADLTSIALVTATQCQGTILIHEKMFESRMFFADKLVAMGARLVLCDPHRVLVIGPSRLRGGIVESPDIRAGMALLIAALGAEGQSEIYNVGQIERGYERIDERLRALGAEIERLDSRG, encoded by the coding sequence TTGCCCACGTTCGCCGTCACGGGCGGAAAGCGCCTCGAGGGGCGCATCCGCCCCGCCGGGAACAAGAACGCGGCCCTGCCCATGCTGGCCGCCACGCTGCTGACCGACGAGGAGGTCTTCCTCGAGAACGTCCCCCGCATCAAGGACGTCTACACCCTGCTGGACCTCCTGCAGGCGCTGGGGGCCGAGGCCGACTTCGAGGACGGGCGGGGTGGGAAGGGGCACGTGGTGCGGGTGCACGCGAAGGAGGTGGGGCACCGGCAGCTCGACGCCGCGCACGCGGCCCGCATCCGCGCCTCCATCCTGCTGGCCGGGCCGATGCTGGGGCGCGCCGGGGGGATGGAGCTCCCCCCGCCGGGCGGCGACGTGATCGGGCGGCGGCGGGTGGACACGCACTTCCTGGCCTTCCAGAAGCTGGGCGCCCGCTTCGAGCACGACGCGAACGGCTTCCGCATCAAGGGCGACGGGCTCACCGGCGCCAACATGTTCCTGGACGAGCCCAGCGTGACCGCCACCGAGAACGCGGTGATGGCGGCGGCGCTGGCGCGCGGGACCACGGTGATCCGCAACGCGGCCGCCGAGCCGCACGTGCAGGACCTCTGCCGGATGCTGGTGGGGATGGGGTGCCCGATCGACGGGATCGGCACGGGGACGCTGGTGATCGAGGGGCGCGAGAAGCTGCGCGGCGAGCGCTTCCGCATCACCTCCGACCACATCGAGGTGGGCTCGTTCATCGGGCTGGCGGCCGTCACCCGCGGCGAGATCACCATCGAGGACGCCGCTCCCGAGCACCTGGACTCCACGCTGATCGGCTTCGAGCGGCTGGGGGTGCGCGTCGAGGTGCGCGGGCAGGACCTCTTCATCCCCGGCGACCAGGAGATGCAGATCCACGCCGACCTGGGCGGGCACATCCCCAAGGTCGACGACGGCCCCTGGCCCGCCTTCCCGGCCGACCTCACCTCGATCGCGCTGGTGACTGCCACGCAGTGCCAGGGCACGATCCTGATCCACGAGAAGATGTTCGAGTCGCGGATGTTCTTCGCCGACAAGCTGGTGGCGATGGGGGCGCGCCTGGTGCTCTGCGACCCGCACCGCGTGCTGGTGATCGGCCCCTCGCGGCTGCGCGGCGGGATCGTGGAGAGCCCCGACATCCGCGCCGGGATGGCGCTGCTGATCGCCGCGCTGGGGGCCGAGGGGCAGAGCGAGATCTACAACGTGGGCCAGATCGAGCGCGGCTACGAGCGCATCGACGAGCGCCTGCGCGCGCTGGGCGCCGAGATCGAGAGGCTGGACTCGCGCGGGTAG
- a CDS encoding DUF948 domain-containing protein — translation MISALPAAVRPGLAALLAQARQDTVFVVQQKPDWQTWIEALAAVATIVVAIGLLTVGVGVIFAALKLRQLTRKVEEQAKKLRVDLAPAIQNVTAVSENVNHLSRTVRADADRLSATVASANDALRRAAVEAERRVGEFNALIGVVQEEAEDLFIGGAAAVRGLKAGAEAFRRYQAGELPPGEEYEEDLGEEDEFEEDDEDADELEIRVTRRDGGRDD, via the coding sequence TTGATCTCGGCCCTTCCCGCCGCCGTCCGGCCCGGCCTGGCCGCCCTGCTCGCGCAGGCCCGGCAGGACACGGTCTTCGTCGTGCAGCAGAAGCCCGACTGGCAGACCTGGATCGAGGCGCTGGCGGCCGTCGCGACCATCGTGGTCGCCATCGGCCTGCTGACGGTCGGCGTCGGCGTGATCTTCGCGGCGCTCAAGCTCAGGCAGCTGACCAGGAAGGTCGAGGAGCAGGCGAAGAAGCTCAGGGTGGACCTGGCGCCCGCCATCCAGAACGTGACGGCCGTCAGCGAGAACGTGAACCACCTGAGCCGGACCGTGCGCGCCGACGCCGACCGGCTGAGCGCCACGGTGGCCTCGGCCAACGACGCGCTCCGCCGCGCCGCCGTCGAGGCCGAGCGGCGGGTGGGCGAGTTCAACGCGCTGATCGGCGTGGTGCAGGAGGAGGCCGAAGACCTCTTCATCGGCGGCGCCGCGGCGGTGCGCGGGCTCAAGGCCGGCGCGGAGGCGTTCCGCCGCTACCAGGCCGGCGAGCTCCCCCCGGGCGAGGAGTACGAGGAGGACCTCGGGGAGGAGGACGAGTTCGAGGAAGACGACGAGGACGCGGACGAGCTGGAGATCCGCGTCACGCGCCGCGACGGAGGGCGCGACGACTGA
- a CDS encoding zinc dependent phospholipase C family protein: MTRVLLGLALALLAVALLPDPAWAWGPGTHAYLSSQVLQSLHLLPEAVRAVLAAHPFDYIYGSLAADISLAKKYVPEGRHCHHWHIGEEIHAAADSRRLQAVGLGYLSHLAADTIAHNFFVPRQLLLTSSTKGLGHSYWEARMDMAVGEEYMRLARRAVTDHDHSQADALFDRVLSATLFSFRTNRRIFRGMIRFQDNERWHSIFGTIVTRSRWELEDGAVETYAVRSFDYIVDYLIRRGEGIAAALDPIGERNLDLSKKVRRMALRDGASERPELLAEMADEFFPLPDVPFGYLNLQQSGNGKGAA; this comes from the coding sequence GTGACGCGGGTGCTGCTGGGGCTGGCGCTGGCGCTGCTGGCGGTGGCGCTCCTCCCGGACCCGGCGTGGGCCTGGGGTCCGGGGACGCACGCGTACCTGAGCTCGCAGGTGCTCCAGTCGCTGCACCTCCTCCCCGAGGCGGTGCGCGCGGTGCTGGCCGCGCACCCGTTCGACTACATCTACGGCTCGCTGGCGGCCGACATCTCCCTGGCCAAGAAGTACGTCCCCGAGGGCCGCCACTGCCACCACTGGCACATCGGCGAGGAGATCCACGCGGCGGCCGACTCGCGGCGGCTGCAGGCCGTGGGGCTGGGCTACCTCAGCCACCTGGCCGCCGACACCATCGCGCACAACTTCTTCGTCCCCCGCCAGCTCCTGCTCACCTCGTCCACCAAGGGGCTCGGGCACTCGTACTGGGAGGCCCGCATGGACATGGCGGTGGGCGAAGAGTACATGCGGCTCGCCCGCCGCGCCGTCACCGACCACGACCACTCGCAGGCCGACGCGCTCTTCGACCGGGTGCTCTCGGCCACGCTTTTCTCGTTCCGCACCAATCGGCGGATATTCCGGGGGATGATCCGCTTCCAGGACAACGAGCGCTGGCACTCCATCTTCGGGACCATCGTCACCCGCTCGCGCTGGGAGCTGGAGGACGGCGCGGTCGAGACGTACGCGGTGCGCTCGTTCGACTACATCGTCGACTACCTCATCCGCCGCGGCGAGGGCATCGCGGCCGCGCTGGACCCGATCGGCGAGCGCAACCTGGACCTCTCCAAGAAGGTGCGCCGCATGGCCCTGCGCGACGGCGCCTCCGAGCGCCCCGAGCTCCTGGCCGAGATGGCCGACGAGTTCTTCCCCCTCCCCGACGTCCCCTTCGGCTACCTGAACCTCCAGCAGAGCGGCAACGGCAAGGGCGCCGCCTGA